A region of Thermococcus piezophilus DNA encodes the following proteins:
- a CDS encoding HAD family hydrolase, with protein MEIPGYGKIEAETVVFDLNGTLGSAGKVDDEVKHLLERLADRYTVVILSADTFGTLEEEFKGLPVRVERIKDGSEKLQKAMSYGSYIAVGNGNNDVAMLESAELAFCVIGPEGATIDALLASDIVVTDVKDAIAMLLNEKKLIATLRG; from the coding sequence ATGGAAATTCCTGGCTACGGCAAAATAGAAGCTGAAACTGTAGTGTTCGACCTCAACGGGACCCTTGGATCGGCTGGAAAAGTGGACGATGAGGTAAAGCACCTCCTGGAGAGGCTTGCCGACAGGTACACCGTTGTAATACTAAGTGCGGACACCTTCGGGACGCTGGAGGAAGAGTTCAAAGGCCTCCCCGTCAGGGTTGAGAGGATTAAAGACGGAAGCGAGAAGCTCCAAAAAGCTATGAGCTACGGCTCCTACATAGCCGTCGGTAATGGAAACAACGACGTAGCAATGCTGGAGAGCGCCGAGCTGGCCTTCTGCGTCATAGGTCCAGAGGGGGCCACAATAGACGCCCTACTCGCGAGCGATATCGTAGTTACCGATGTCAAAGATGCGATAGCTATGCTCCTCAACGAGAAGAAACTCATCGCGACGCTGAGAGGGTAA
- a CDS encoding YigZ family protein, with protein sequence MYRTLKGIGTAELVVKKSVFIGYASPASSEEEAKSFIGKIKAHHSDATHNVSAYLINDGKNFAVRYDDDGEPKGSAGKPVLKVIQNKGLSNVVVVVTRYFGGIKLGYGRLVKAYSEAASLAIENAGIVEVYETERFEVVFSYSLYQAVRETVEGNGGKVVGEDYGELVKFIVETRKGEAEPLMELLTEKTRGRVRLRPLFMRSV encoded by the coding sequence ATGTACAGAACGCTAAAGGGCATAGGCACAGCCGAGTTAGTCGTTAAGAAGTCCGTCTTCATAGGCTACGCTTCACCTGCCAGCTCTGAGGAAGAAGCAAAATCCTTCATAGGGAAGATAAAGGCCCACCACAGCGACGCCACCCACAATGTCTCGGCGTATCTGATAAACGACGGGAAGAACTTTGCTGTCCGCTATGACGACGACGGCGAGCCTAAAGGCTCTGCCGGAAAGCCCGTTCTCAAGGTCATCCAGAACAAAGGCCTGAGCAACGTCGTTGTCGTTGTTACGCGCTACTTCGGCGGCATAAAGCTCGGCTACGGCAGGCTTGTTAAGGCCTACAGCGAAGCAGCTAGTTTGGCCATAGAAAACGCAGGGATAGTCGAAGTCTATGAGACAGAGCGCTTTGAGGTTGTTTTTTCCTACAGTCTCTACCAGGCCGTCAGAGAGACTGTCGAGGGAAACGGCGGGAAGGTGGTTGGCGAGGATTACGGTGAGCTGGTGAAATTCATCGTGGAGACGAGAAAAGGTGAGGCCGAACCGCTGATGGAGCTTCTGACTGAAAAGACGCGCGGGAGGGTTAGACTAAGGCCCCTCTTCATGAGGAGCGTTTAG
- a CDS encoding ribosome biogenesis/translation initiation ATPase RLI, whose product MRIAVIDYEKCNPDKCGHFLCERVCPVNRMGGEAIIIDEENYRPIIQEASCTGCGICVHKCPFNAITIVNLPEELEEGCVHRYGVNAFVLYRLPVVKEGMVVGILGPNGTGKTTAVKILAGQLLPNLCGDNDSWDNVIRAFRGNELQTYFERLKNKEIRPVVKPQYVDLIPKAVKGKVRDLLKRADEIGAFDEVVDELELRNVLDRNIDQLSGGEIQRVAIAAALLRNAHFYFFDEPSSYLDIRQRLKVARIIRKLADSGKAVLTVEHDLAVLDYLSDIVHVVYGKPGAYGIFSQPKGTRNGINEFLRGYLRDENVRFRPYEIRFTKSSDRQSQASEILVEYQRLVKDYGGFRLEAEPGTLYMGEVVSIVGPNGIGKTTFVKMLAGVEKPTEGEVDWELKVSYKPQYIKADYEETVYDLLSKIDASKLLSNFYKTELLNPLSIPDLYDKQVNELSGGELQRVAITAALIRDADLYLLDEPSAYLDVEQRLAVSRAIRHLMEKEGKTALVVEHDVLMIDYISDRIMVFEGEPGKYGKALPPTGMREGMNRFLASVGVTFRRDPDTGRPRANKEGSVKDREQKEMGEYYYVSL is encoded by the coding sequence ATGAGAATCGCGGTCATCGATTATGAGAAGTGCAACCCTGACAAGTGCGGGCACTTCCTGTGTGAGCGCGTCTGTCCAGTCAATCGAATGGGTGGCGAGGCTATAATCATCGACGAGGAGAACTACAGGCCCATAATTCAAGAGGCAAGCTGTACGGGCTGTGGAATCTGCGTTCACAAGTGCCCGTTCAACGCGATAACCATTGTGAACCTCCCGGAGGAGCTTGAAGAGGGCTGCGTGCACCGCTATGGCGTCAATGCATTCGTCCTCTATCGCCTGCCGGTCGTCAAGGAAGGTATGGTCGTCGGAATCCTTGGTCCAAACGGAACCGGTAAGACCACCGCGGTCAAGATACTCGCCGGCCAGCTCCTCCCAAACCTCTGCGGCGACAACGACAGCTGGGACAACGTTATTAGGGCCTTCCGCGGCAACGAGCTCCAGACCTACTTTGAGAGGCTGAAAAACAAAGAGATTAGACCTGTTGTCAAGCCCCAGTACGTCGATTTAATCCCCAAGGCAGTGAAGGGCAAGGTGAGGGACTTACTCAAGAGGGCAGACGAGATTGGAGCATTTGATGAAGTTGTTGATGAGCTCGAGCTCAGGAACGTCCTCGACAGGAACATAGATCAGCTAAGCGGTGGTGAGATTCAGAGGGTTGCAATAGCCGCGGCTCTGCTCAGGAATGCACACTTCTACTTCTTTGACGAACCCTCCAGCTACCTCGATATAAGGCAGCGTCTCAAGGTCGCGAGGATAATAAGGAAGCTTGCCGACTCAGGAAAGGCCGTCTTAACTGTCGAGCACGACCTGGCGGTTCTCGACTACCTGAGCGACATAGTCCACGTCGTCTACGGTAAGCCTGGCGCTTACGGTATCTTCTCCCAGCCGAAGGGAACGAGGAACGGCATCAACGAATTCCTCAGGGGCTATTTAAGAGACGAGAACGTTAGATTTAGGCCCTATGAGATACGCTTCACCAAGTCCAGCGATAGGCAGAGCCAGGCGAGCGAGATACTCGTTGAGTACCAGCGCCTCGTCAAGGACTACGGTGGGTTCAGACTGGAGGCCGAGCCGGGGACGCTCTACATGGGTGAAGTTGTTAGCATCGTCGGCCCGAACGGTATCGGTAAGACCACCTTCGTGAAAATGCTGGCCGGAGTGGAGAAGCCCACAGAGGGCGAGGTCGACTGGGAGCTCAAGGTCAGCTACAAGCCCCAGTACATCAAGGCAGACTATGAGGAAACGGTTTACGACCTTTTGAGCAAGATCGACGCCTCAAAGCTCCTCAGCAACTTCTACAAGACCGAGCTGTTAAACCCGCTGAGCATTCCAGACCTCTACGACAAGCAGGTGAACGAGCTGAGCGGTGGAGAGCTGCAGAGGGTCGCTATAACTGCGGCGCTCATACGTGATGCCGACCTCTATTTGCTCGACGAGCCCTCAGCCTACCTCGACGTCGAGCAACGCTTGGCCGTATCAAGGGCGATAAGGCACCTCATGGAGAAAGAAGGAAAGACTGCCCTCGTAGTAGAGCACGACGTCCTCATGATAGACTACATAAGCGACAGGATAATGGTCTTTGAGGGAGAGCCTGGCAAGTACGGTAAGGCTCTGCCGCCGACAGGAATGCGCGAGGGCATGAACCGCTTCCTGGCCAGTGTGGGAGTAACCTTCAGACGCGATCCGGATACTGGAAGGCCGAGGGCCAACAAGGAAGGAAGCGTCAAGGACAGGGAGCAGAAGGAGATGGGAGAGTACTACTACGTCTCTCTCTGA
- a CDS encoding DUF4405 domain-containing protein: MKWKAAPAWLRGIIDLALTVVFIVVIISGIALYLAPSGRIADTLGWTFLGLDKDTWTNTHTYFGFAMVGLVAAHLIIGFKSMITMLRMGFRKTKWKPIAALLLVFTLLAAGFYAYGALIVEEENTEDTEGTHDYLDYLPNETINTTYTYVEITGTMLKSYALQQLADLYGVPADELAKVLKEDYGIEAEPDELLETIELKNGLDREVFKEELAAAIEKLLGLNSPVEGNETAEGGEG; this comes from the coding sequence ATGAAGTGGAAAGCGGCCCCGGCCTGGCTTAGGGGAATAATAGACCTCGCGCTAACGGTTGTTTTTATAGTGGTCATCATTTCTGGAATAGCCCTGTATTTAGCACCCTCTGGAAGGATAGCAGATACATTGGGCTGGACTTTCCTAGGGCTTGACAAGGACACGTGGACCAACACCCACACGTATTTCGGCTTTGCCATGGTAGGTCTCGTGGCGGCTCACCTGATAATAGGGTTTAAGAGCATGATAACCATGCTCAGGATGGGCTTTAGGAAGACCAAGTGGAAGCCCATCGCTGCGCTGCTGCTCGTGTTCACCCTCCTAGCAGCGGGGTTCTACGCTTACGGCGCCTTAATCGTAGAGGAAGAGAACACGGAAGACACTGAGGGCACCCACGATTACTTGGACTATCTCCCGAACGAGACCATCAACACCACATACACCTACGTTGAAATCACCGGAACGATGCTCAAGAGCTATGCGCTACAACAGCTCGCGGATCTCTACGGCGTCCCTGCGGACGAGCTGGCCAAAGTCCTGAAGGAAGACTATGGCATCGAAGCAGAACCCGATGAACTCCTTGAGACCATCGAGCTCAAGAATGGCCTAGATAGGGAGGTCTTCAAGGAAGAGCTCGCCGCGGCGATTGAGAAGCTTCTGGGTTTAAACAGCCCAGTTGAGGGAAACGAAACAGCTGAAGGAGGTGAAGGCTGA